A portion of the Girardinichthys multiradiatus isolate DD_20200921_A chromosome 23, DD_fGirMul_XY1, whole genome shotgun sequence genome contains these proteins:
- the mcts1 gene encoding malignant T-cell-amplified sequence 1 codes for MFKKFDEKENVSNCIQLKTSVIKGIKNQLLEQFPDIEPWLNQIMPKKDPVKIVRCHEHIEILTVNGELLFFRQREGPFYPTLRLLHKYPFILPHQQVDKGAIKFVLSGANIMCPGLTSPGAKLYPADVDKVVAIMAEGKQHALCVGVMKMSAENIEKVNKGIGIENVHYLNDGLWHMKTYK; via the exons ATGTTCAAAAA ATTCGATGAGAAGGAAAATGTGTCGAACTGCATCCAGCTAAAAACATCAGTGATCAAAGGCATCAAAAATCAGCTGTTGGAGCAGTTTCCTGACATCGAGCCATGGCTCAATCAAATAATGCCAAAAAAGGACCCTGTTAAAATAGTCAGATG CCACGAACACATAGAAATCCTGACAGTGAATGGAGAACTCCTTTTCTTCAGACAGAGGGAAGGACCATTCTATCCAACCCTCAGACTGCTCCATAAAT ATCCTTTCATTCTCCCACACCAACAAGTGGACAAAGGAGCTATTAAATTTGTGTTGAGTGGAGCAAATATCATGTGTCCAGGTCTCACTTCACCAGGTGCCAAACTCTACCCTGCTGATGTTGACAAAGTGGTT GCTATTATGGCGGAGGGAAAGCAACatgcactttgtgttggtgtaatGAAGATGTCAGCTGAAAACAT agagaaagtcaaCAAGGGAATCGGAATCGAGAACGTTCACTATCTGAACGACGGTTTGTGGCACATGAAGACATATAAATGA